Proteins found in one Aethina tumida isolate Nest 87 chromosome 1, icAetTumi1.1, whole genome shotgun sequence genomic segment:
- the LOC109598057 gene encoding zinc finger protein OZF, whose translation MNNFYALSYLNALELNPVEVCPEQDLQDQKNFRYSIFPVNALPKPETPPDIKEDVQESKHFLAPFLKTGQDNVPRTIKETNQEKRRPFSCDLCGKTFLLKHHLTNHSRTHTGIKPHRCDQCGKCFTQKHCLNTHLLLHSSDRPYQCRECKKNFTLKHHLITHMRVHTREKPFVCVDCGQSFPLKRHLITHSKFHAGERPFLCEECGESFAQKDHLVMHSRFHGSTNSFACNECGLTFTRKFELVNHGRVHGKQPLSCPVCNKEFLQNRTLVAHMRQHSQFTLPCYTCGETFQRKEDLISHSQTRHPKSQLDLIYKPLSCLQCPSTFSTHEALALHVKIHVGNSGAPKPETVKKFVCDKCSKAFSAEHGLKQHQKKNPDGLCAVRSFVCDVCNKAFLQKNHLQLHQRQHMDTSRKSVD comes from the exons atgaacaatttctaCGCACTCTCCTACTTGAACGCCTTGGAACTGAATCCGGTGGAGGTTTGTCCGGAGCAAGATCTCCAAGACCAGAAGAACTTTCGCTACTCCATTTTCCCAGTAAACGCACTGCCCAAACCCGAAACACCCCCGGATATTAAGGAAGACGTTCAAGAGTCCAAGCATTTCCTTGCGCCGTTCCTCAAAACGGGACAGGACAACGTGCCAAGGACCATCAAAGAGACAAACCAGGAGAAAAGGAGACCATTCAGTTGTGATTTGTGTGGAAAAACGTTCTTACTAAAGCACCATTTGACCAATCATTCTAGAACGCATACAGGGATCAAGCCACACCGGTGTGATCAGTGTGGAAAATGTTTCACCCAGAAACATTGTTTGAACACTCATTTGTTGTTGCATTCTAGTGACAGGCCTTATCAATGCAGGGAGTGCAAGAAAAACTTCACTCTAAAACACCATCTAATCACACACATGAGG GTGCACACCAGAGAGAAACCTTTTGTATGTGTCGACTGTGGTCAAAGTTTCCCCTTGAAAAGGCATTTAATAACGCACAGTAAATTTCATGCTGGTGAAAGACCATTCTTGTGTGAGGAATGTGGAGAGTCATTTGCACAAAAGGATCATCTG GTGATGCATTCAAGATTCCATGGCTCAACAAACTCTTTTGCCTGCAACGAATGCGGCCTAACATTCACCCGAAAATTCGAACTGGTAAATCACGGAAGAGTCCACGGAAAACAACCACTTTCTTGTCCCGTTTGCAACAAGGAGTTTTTGCAAAATCGCACCCTAGTAGCGCACATGAG GCAACACTCCCAATTTACTCTGCCTTGTTACACGTGCGGCGAAACATTCCAACGCAAGGAAGACCTGATCTCGCACTCACAAACGCGTCACCCCAAATCGCAACTGGACCTCATTTACAAACCTCTGAGCTGCCTACAGTGCCCATCCACTTTCAGCACCCACGAGGCTTTGGCGTTGCACGTGAAAATCCACGTGGGTAATTCCGGCGCTCCCAAGCCGGAGACCGTGAAGAAGTTCGTCTGTGATAAATGTTCGAAGGCCTTCAGCGCGGAGCACGGACTTAAGCAGCACCAGAAGAAGAACCCGGACGGTCTGTGTGCGGTCAGGTCGTTCGTTTGCGACGTATGCAACAAGGCGTTCCTGCAGAAGAACCATCTGCAGTTGCATCAGCGGCAGCATATGGATACTAGTCGAAAAAGTGtagattaa
- the LOC109598059 gene encoding phosphoglycerate kinase, with protein sequence MSLSHIKSLENLNVFHSIEVNSSVINSEFSEVIFLKIMNTANLRSIDDLDLFDKRVLIRVDYNVPYDNEGNITDYFRIEQSLKTINYCIAHHARSIVIMSHRGRPAGKYVKELSMEKVAKVLEKLLQLDVTFLPEPVPSKKTEAYCRYPRHGSIVVLENLRFVLGEEKTGRDYLGNKTEATPDEIKKFRRSLRRLADIYINDAFGTIHRDHSSMMADGFEIKAAGFLMKSELTHLSAILNESQNSRPLVCILGGNKCEEKIPLMNHMLDIADEIIIGGGQAYNFLKVAYGINVGDFPVCPELENTIKKIVEKAKKNNVKLHIPQDFYITNDFNNGEVKLADLSTEIEPGWVGADIGPKTIDTFKKSIARAKVILWNGPMGTVSYEKFTNGTKTVLEAIVKATKNGTTTVAGGGRTGYCLAKWNADGQLSHVSTGGGAFLKILEGKTFPAIKVLLQKK encoded by the exons ATGTCACTATCGCATATAAAAAGCCTCGAAAACCTAAACGTATTTCATTCAATTGAAGTAAACTCTAGTGTTATAAACAGTGAATTCAGTGAAgtgatctttttaaaaatcatgaaTACGGCGAACTTGAGATCCATCGACGACTTGGACTTGTTCGATAAAAGAGTTCTGATTCGTGTCGACTACAACGTTCCTTACGACAATGAAGGTAACATCACCGACTATTTTCGCATTGAACAGTCTTTGAAAACCATCAACTATTGTATCGCCCACCATGCCAGAAGCATTGTTATCATGTCCCACAGGGGAAGACCAGCTGGCAAATACGTTAAAGAATTATCCATGGAAAAAGTTGCTAAAGTTCTAGAAAAGTTATTGCAATTAGATGTAACTTTTTTGCCAGAACCAGTGCCGAGCAAAAAAACTGAAGCTTATTGCAGATATCCCAGACACGGTTCGATTGTAGTCCTGGAAAATCTTAGGTTCGTTCTTGGTGAAGAAAAAACAGGCAGGGATTATTTGGGCAACAAAACCGAAGCGACCCcagatgaaattaaaaagttcagGAGGAGTCTCAGAAGATTGGCCGACATCTACATAAACGACGCCTTTGGAACCATCCACAGAGATCATAGTTCAATGATGGCGGACGGCTTTGAAATTAAAGCGGctggatttttaatgaaatctgAACTCACTCACCTTTCAGCAATTTTAAACGAGTCTCAAAACTCCAGGCCATTAGTATGCATATTGGGTGGTAACAAATGTGAAGAAAAAATACCTTTGATGAACCACATGTTGGATATAGCGGACGAGATTATAATTGGAGGTGGACAAGCTTACAACTTTTTGAAGGTTGCTTACGGAATCAACGTTGGAGATTTTCCAGTTTGCCCGGAATTGGAGAATACCATTAAGAAAATCGTAGAAAAGGCAAAGAAAAACAATGTCAAATTGCACATTCCCCAAGACTTTTACATAACCAATGATTTCAATAATGGTGAAGTGAAGTTGGCCGATTTGTCCACAGAAATTGAACCAGGTTGGGTCGGAGCTGACATTGGACCAAAAACTATAGACACATTTAAGAAATCCATAGCCAGAGCCAAAGTTATACTTTGGAATGG ACCTATGGGAACAGTGTCTTATGAAAAGTTCACGAACGGTACCAAAACGGTTCTGGAAGCAATTGTAAAGGCTACCAAGAATGGTACGACAACTGTTGCTGGAGGTGGAAGAACTGGATACTGTCTTGCAAAGTGGAATGCTGACGGGCAATTGTCTCATGTTTCTACTGGTGGTGgtgcatttttaaaaattctcgaAGGGAAGACATTCCCAGCTATCAAAGTTCTATtgcaaaagaagtaa